The sequence below is a genomic window from Phoenix dactylifera cultivar Barhee BC4 chromosome 8, palm_55x_up_171113_PBpolish2nd_filt_p, whole genome shotgun sequence.
GGAACTTCATGATACCGTTCTGCCATAGCATATGGATGCAATATAGAGGTTTTTTGCCCATTTTTCCTGCAAGTAAATAGATTTGTCGATAACAAAGCCAAAAGACTTGATTGCAGACATCGAACAAAAAAGATTAAATGCACCTACCTTCACATGTTGACTAGGAAAGGCTGAGGTTCTGAGAGTCTCTTGTGTTTCATCTGCAGGCTTCCGTCTGGGTACACTCAGAACAAAAGCCGCCTGGTCCCATGTTGCAGCAGTTGCTGTTATACGATAACCACCATCCCACCTCCGATGAATACCTTCGCTGGGGTATAAGAAATCAAGCTCCACAACCTGGGGAACAGGATAGGAAATCAGCAACACAACATCAAAATATAGCTTCCTGCAGTAACCCCATTACCAAAATACAAATAGACAGAGGGGAAAAGTTGACCTGATCTGAAAAACCAGCATTTCGAGACATGACAACTGCCCATCTGGTACCTGCAGTGGCCATGGCAGTTACATAGAATCCCTCCTTCCATTTTTTGTTTATCCACTTAAATGGAAATGAATCGCTAACTTTGTAGGACTGCTGTGCATATTGTGTACCTGGAGAAGAAACCATGAGAGCTTATGAGCTATGAGCACAATTGCTTAACATTTCCAAACTTCAAAATAATAAGACGTTAAGGAAATTACCTTTTGACATCACAACCAAAGAACTTCCGTTATTTGCCCCTGCCAATGCACTAATGTAAAAATTTTTCTCCCATTGTTCCATTATCCATTCCTTTACACAAAACCACCAGGCATAACAATAATATATTAGCAGAAAAATACATGCCAGTTTGTGCATGATGTGAATGACATTATCTCAGATGATATAGCATGACAAGCAAGAATGCCTGGGTACTCACTTTGTGAAGAAAACATGGTGAGAGTTCATAAACTTGAGCAGTATAACCAGTGCCAGCATCCATAATCAGGGCCCAGAGATTTGTGCAAGAAGCGACCGAGCTAatgaataatccatcttcattTCCTTTCTCAATATGTTGTGCGAGTCTTGCATCTGCAACATTGTAGTGATACCTGCAACATCAAAGAGAACTGAGccattattctttatttttacaaTTTTTGCCAAGCACAATGCATTGTTGAGGCCCAACCTTTGCTTCATAGGACGCCTGGCATTGTAGACACTAATCCATTGTGTTGCAGGCATCCCCATTCGGACCTTCTTCTTTGGTTGCTCTTCATCCTCATCTTCGATCATCAGCCGGCCTCTCTTTTGACCAACCTGGTATATAAGCTTCATAACATATAACTAGAGGTTAGATAGGCAATGGAATGAGCTAGAAGCAGAAAGTTACTTTAATGGAAAAGAGTAGGGAAGAAAGAACATCAATGTACCTTCTGAGCACCATCTGTGTTGATCGGCCTAATATCTGGATTTGGACCTACTAtgccatcaaaaagggagatgCACTTTGCATAATTAGGTTCTTCATCAAACTTTAAGTTGACAACATACTCAACAAACTGTTTAAATGGTTGTGGGCAAAAGCAACACAAAGACTCTGGAGAAGTAGCCATCTTTTTCTTGCAAACGAGGAAGCCCTTATTCTCACCCTACAAACAGCGGGGAAagaaaaggcatgagatgagcaggaaAGAGTCGTAGCACTTCGATATTGTTTCAAACAGCTATACCTGGTATCCCTGCCAAGGTAGACGACCACGGAGGAGAAAAATGAGGGTGTAAGCAAGGGATTCTAAATCATCTCTCCTGCTCCCAGTTCTTCCAAGGTGAGCATGCACACTAGCATAGCGCACTGTTCCCCTGCAATATTGAGATGCAGGATTAAGATATGAGGACATGGTCAACAGGATAACAACAAAAGGCACTACAACCGTGAATTTTCATTTTATTGAAGACCACAGCTATACAAAAATCAATAATTAATTTCATTATATACCTGAAAACATCTGGCCTTTGGTCATACTCAACATGCTGACCCGTAGCAGTCTCCTTCCACCTAGTGGCTGAAAATGAAACAGTTGAAAACGCGACATCCTAAGTGATACATAATACTTGGATATATGAAATCTCCATGTCGACAATAATTTGACAGACGACAATGTTATATAATGCCAAAAAATTACCTAATCCAAGATCAACAAGAAAAAGTTTCTTCTCATCAGGAGTTCCAGGAGGGCCAAGTAAAAAATTCTCAGGCTTCACATCTCCATGCACGTAACTGTCAAAAATAGGGGCTCAAAGTTATATATTAATACCATAAAGAAAAAATAGCAGTATCTAATTATATGATGCGAGAAGACAACAGAATTCCAAGAAAATACAGAAATAATCGGAGCTTATGACCCAAAGGCGAAAAAGACCCACCCTTTAGAAtgcatcttctccaatatggagaTTGCTTCAATAGCAATACATGCAACCATTTCAATAGACATTCTGTATGACTCAGAAACAAAAGGACAAACCAGTCAAGTTATATAAgtgaaaatgaaaaagattaAGTGCAATGACCAATAGCAATTTGAATACTCACGTATGAGAATTATTATTCCAAACATCCCATAGACTTGGACCCAGCATATCCATGACCTGTACATTATGGTATCATATTTTAAGCATATCAAAAATGATGTGGGGAAAAATAATAATGTGAATACTAGCATATAAATGGAGATGGTAAATTTGTAGAGAAGGTTTTCCATTACCATGACATAATAGTCACCTTGGCGGCCTTTGTAATGGACTTGGGGCACACCATGAATGCCACCAAGAGTGCTGCACAGATGCTAGTTAATGTGAATCATAAAGAAGAAATGCGACGCTAACTTAAGATTTCTAGATAGAAGTTAGAAGCATACAGAAAACTATGGGAAAATAGTAATAAATAGTATAAAGAGAATAAGGTCACCTACTTGTAGACCTGCCATTCATAAGGGGGTCCATGGTTACATCCTTTGCTGCTCCGGTGCTCAAATTTTAATGCCACCTAAATCGCATGAACAGAAAGGTGCATGTCACATGGTGGACTTTAGTAACAAAAAGAAAGCAATTATGTTCCAGATACAAAATAACCAGAAAGAAGAGATGCATACCTCTACAGCATTAGGACCGGTAGTCCGATCATTTGCATTGGTCACAGAAATACGGCGACCTACATATACTTGTCCAAAGCCTCCTTTCCCAAGCTTCCTTTCAATTCTATACGTTGGTGAATTGCCAATCTGGACCTGTGAAGAGATGGAAAAGTATATGCATGAGCAAAGTGAGTGTTTCAGAAAGCATTTTATGATTGCCGCAATTGAAAGCTCGTTAGGTTTTTACATACCATTCAAGTGATATTATTTCATTTATGGGAACCAACATTCTGTTATTGGATAAAAGGGACACATTCTGAAGCAAAGTAGAATAACCAGAATGGTCATGTAACTTAAGTAACGTAAAAGGTTACTTCAAGTCTTTGCTCGGTGCAACTTTGTACCATACATCAGATTCAAATGCTATCCTTTGAAATCCTTGCATTGTGGTAAGCTTGACACTATTTAAATCCACCACTACTACACACAAATGCTGTGGGTGGTTAGTTGGGACATTTGTTGCTACTTTTCAAACACTTATTGTATTCTTATATGGTACCAAAGTTCTTTTTGGGCCTTCTATAAGAGGTACAGAGAATAGTAATCCATTAAAACTCCATCCCCATTAACAAGTATGAAGAGTCcatccctctcttcatgccacgTCATTGCAAGAATGCTTCACTAAACCAGCAACAGAATGAATCAACCCCAGACAACTGCTTGAAAATGGCCAATTTTCTACAAAATCTGAAGGGCTTCAAGCCTTCAATGCACTCACTAGATCTTCCAATATAATTTCCCTTTTCTAATGGTCGGATATGATTTGTATGCCATGCTGGTCCAGTAGCCAACTTCCACTACCAAATCCATAAATCCATAGATTTGTTTGTTTCCAAGTAGATTTGCTCCTTTCTGGTATGAGTTCAACATGCAAGAACCGCAATTCGTGCTAGTACATTACATGCGCACTTCTATTTCTTCATGCTTGATTTGGCCCCCCTGTTCTCCTGTTTgctgtggtggtggtggtggtggtggtgctgcGACAGAGAGGGGGGCTTGGGGGTCATGAACCCCTTTATTCCATTCATCAAATCTGAAAGGCCACTCTTGAAGGTATTTAATACTTTCCccattgtatgctcattattacCTCAAATGTTCTTTTAGTGAAGAGAGTGTGCATGTGTATATACATGTCAGCAGTGAGTTGTAACTCTAGGTCtgtcatttttcttttgaatttgcTATTAGTTTCTTTGGTAATTATCTTAAACCAATTGCCCTACTATCTTAGATGTCCATCTTTCTCATCTATAGACGCTTGGGAGCCACCTTTAGAAACTGCATACCCTCATAATAACTAACAAACTTTTCCATTCTATCATGAAGGTCCTAATTAATGGGCATTCATCTTAGCTCTCTTTCCAAATATAACTGAGCTCTAGAAAAGATTCTATTCTCATAAGCTTGTCTCTCATATAACCCAATTAATCAGGAATATACGTTACTTATCTTCCTTAATTGAAAATTATGGAGTGCAATAGCACTTCTACACATCTGAATATGACATTGTGCAACAATCAATGACACTAAAAAGCTGGAGTGTCCTGCTTATGTCAGCTAGAAGCACACTTTTTTGGGAATGTCTTATCAAAGAACACCTTATTCCAATTAGTGACACACGAATTTGTAATGATGTTACTACTAAATAATATTACTCTAATGCGTCTAGACCTTTCAAGTGAAATGAAACacctattttctttttctttaatgtTATTATGGCACAAATATAATGTTTTTCAAATAAAAGTGCTTTTAACTAGCCATCAGCATATTTTAAGATATTTGTGTTTTTTGTTCCTTCCTTTTACAGATTGTAGGTGATGCGGAAGTACTCGACGATGGCTTGTGAAGGCATAGCTGGACATGAGGAAGGGAATAGGATTTAGGGGAAGAAATCATCTTACTAGTAAAACAAGGAAAGGAAAGATGCTTTTAACTAATATTAAAAGTTATAAAGgccaataaaaaaattatgttttggCCTTTTGAGGATATATAAATCCTAAGAATAAGTTTCTAAATTAACATACCATTTGGTGGTTGTCCGTGATAATCTCATAACAGATATTTAGCTATGAAATAAGATGAAAAGTACAGTTTAGAAGAGTAAAAAGATAGATAACATTAGTAAAGATCAGAAATAATAAGAGTGGATATGGGTGATCAAGGAGGGGGAGAGAAAAAGGATAGGAAGGGCCGAACATGACCAACCGATATCTTTCATTCATTCAAATAGTTCCCAGAACATCTAATAGCCAGCCATAAGGCCCTTTATAGCTTTTACGTGACATGATTTACAAGTAAACTAGAATTCATTAGAACCAAAAAACCAATCTCTACATGAACAGccaagatctttcatgaaatgcaacatacaggatcccaaatatatagagagagatacTTAAAACAAccgagtttttttttaataaatcctGATAACTTATTGAATTATCCAACCCAGCATATACCTAAAGTAAGACTCTTGCACACTAGTCCTACTTAAAAACAAACCTTGAAGCCCACTTCAGAATTACATTAATGAAAGCtaaaaaaatgcaataaaaTTCATTCTCCTTGAAATGTGGTGCATTCAGAAACATATGCTGATGCATTTAGCCACATATGCAGATGCAACTGCTTGGCTGCACTGCATTGTCTACATGCAAACATACCGCATATGACCCAAAAAGGTAGTCCATTTAGCATTGTGAATCTGTATATACATCCCACTTTTATGTCGTCCCATGCAAATGGAGCATGTTCAAGCTGATGCTTAGGTTGGCGTTCAATTTTGAGCGGGCCAGATATTGGTATTAATAATACTGACATGTTAGTTATGCTATAACTATTACTATTAGCCTATTAGGTTTTAGGCACCATTTAAGCACTAATTTTTGGTTGTATAGCTATTAATATTGCTATTATTTATCCAAAAAATGTTGCTGTTATTATCATTTCTTTTGCTGTATTTAAATGTTTcacttatcttttatttttttaaaaagaaacagGAAGACCCAACCAGACTATAATTACCCAAGTCTAGATTTCAAGGATGCACCGTCTAAGAATCAAACTCGAATATCTAGTTGCTAAGAAAACATGTATAACCACTGGGACAAGCCCCAATTCACATATTCAGCCTAATACCGCATATGCCTTGTATGGCCTCTTGACTGACCACACATTGTAACCAACATTTTAGAATAAAAAAGGCAGCCCAATGGACAAGGTTCCCGCATTACGGGATCTAAAGAAAGTCAAAAGTACGCAACCTTACCTCTGCATGCGAAGAGGCAGTTCTATGTTTCGAACCCGTGACCTCCAGATCATCATGGAGCAATCTTACCGTTGTGCTCAGGCTTGCCCTCAGTAACGACCTTTTAAATGCCAACAAATATTGAACTACTTTTTTATGCCATCATTATTATACACAAATGAACCCATGTCATTTGGAAGATAAATTCCTAAGCACTGGACAACACCTAAGTACTTGGAACACTTGTCATGTCTCTATATAGGATTGCCATAGACACCTCTTGCCCCCCTTCCTTCTCGCCTATTGGATCCCTCCTCAAATTTTCCTTATAATCCATGCCTTTACTAAGCCTTATTTGCATTAATCTAGTATCTTTTCTCATAAGCCCCACCACTATTAAATGCTCGCCTTAACTTCGCTCATATAATAAACTCAGTAAGACATTGCATCGGCAATATTATTCCTTCattttttagtaaaaaaaatcttcaatacaTAGAATAATTTATCAATAATCCAATAAAATTTTAGTAGAAGTACTCCACAAACAGATAATCTTatctattatttaataaaagtaTTATCCGGCCAGTTATCTATATCCTATTCGATTCTAGACTATTTCTTCACTTCTCAAGAAAAATTACCAGAATCGATGATTATAGAATGAAGAGGGAAAATAGAAAAGAGTCACATATCAAAAGGAAATATATCAAGCTATGATACAAAAGTTTCAGTACATGTAATGAGCAATTCAAAGATAGAACATGCAATGGAACTGAGGAGTCAAGTGTCCAGAAAGGGTACATAATCTTTGTGCAATTATCAGATTATACATTATAACTTTAGCAGAAGTTAGAAGTTCTTATCAAATTCTAAATAATTAAAGAATCTAAAAAAGTAATTCTATACATGATTCTAAATCATATGTTCTTCAGCAAAAAAAGACGGTACATGGGCACAAAACAAGACAAGAGCTGAATTTGTGAAAGGAGGAGACTTTAAATGGGGCATCAAGCACAACCCGAAAATAATTCCAGTAGAAGACTATAAGACAGAAACAGTTTAAGGAATTTTCGAAGTTCACCATGACGGAAGACATAGATCTTGATGGACTAAAATTCATAAATGCCAACCAAAATGTTAAATGAGGTCTTGTCGTCATGTTAACGGTATTCATTCGGTTCAAATAGTTTCGAGTCTGATGGATGCCACAATTCGAAGAACAAATTTTGTTGATACCAAGAATCCAAAATCAAACAAGTGAAAACCAGATTGAGGGGAAAAACTGtacaaaaagcagaaaaacaaatcAATTTCTTTCCTCATTAATTGAAAAAAGAATCTTCGGTCATAGAGAAATAAACAACAAGATGAAACGAAATACAATTGCGAAATGAACCACAAGATGAAACAAAATacaatcttttctttcttttgaaatggaAAGGCTAGCATTTTTCATGGGAACCAAACACCCCCCTGCAACATTTCTTCCAGATCCCCGAAAATCATTactagaaatcaaaaagaaattttCCGTTCAAACAAGAAACGGTTACCTTTTCTGGAACCGGCGCGGTGCTCCCCTCATCCTCCCCACCAGGGAGCTTATCGGCGCTCCTGGCACCACTGTCAAACTCATCCATCCTCCTCTCCCCAACCCCTTCCTTGTTATCCTCCCCGATCTCCCCTCCGCCCTCAAGAAACCTGATCTCCTCCTTCCGCTCGGCAGACCTCGTCACCACGTTCTCATCACCCGCCGCCTGCTGCTTGTTCCTcgccgccctcttccttctGCCGGCTGCCGGTTTCTCGGCCTGGACTATCGGATTCGGCTGTGCCCGGCCCCTGCGTACTCCGCTGCGGAGCTCCGGCATCCTTCACCCATCCAATCCCATCCCCTCAAAACCCTAGATTCCACACCGGTTCCTCGAAACCCTAGCTCGATTGCCTCAAAGAGAAGCGCCCAGCGAGAGGAATCTCGAAACGGCGCGGCACGGATGGGGTGGCGGGATCGGCGATCGGAGACCGGAGGTCAAGGGAATTGGGAAATGGGGAGAATTCCGGCTTCGATTGAGATAGATTTGGGGGAGGATAGATCGAGGGCTAGGGTTTCGAAAGGAAGAGAGGAGATTTTTTGGCGAAGCGGGAAGGGAGAGGGCGCTTTGGAGTTCATCGACAGGGGAAAGCTACGCAGGCGACGGGGATGACGCGTTGAGGTGGGGGATAGGGTAAGTATTTATTCGTGCTGGAGTGATGGTATACCGGAGCGCATACGATCGTACACGTGGCGGCTATGCGAAATCATACGGTTGTTACTCGTATCGGTGGACTCGTCTGACCGCTGATGACTGCACGTGATCTTTGCGCACTGTATTGCGCGCATTGCCTGCGAATCTTTTTATTTTGGTCAACTACTTTGATCATTGAAGGGTGGACGAGTCAAGGCTTCAGAAGCCTCCACACTAGGGTGCGTCCGAATGAGTTGGTCTAGTTGAATTCAACGAGGTCCAAACTCAAACCCTCTAAACATGGCCTTTCTTCTCGATTTCGATCATCTTACTAAGTgcccgtttggttcgcggaaaaagaaagaaaaaaagtatggtcaacaaaaaagtatgagatacctcttgtttggttggagttttcaaaggagagagacgagaaagttgtattttcatggaaaagtctttctcatgagaaacatggaaaagttatttTCCCATTAGACGGAaattactttatttttatttttttccaaaaacactcttcaacattaaagaagcattaaagaggcattaaaaacctaatttttattaagggcataatagaaattatacataacttttccagaaaagtggatggccaaccaaacataagtactttagaaatttgtcactttctcatggtcaatcaaacattccaaaagtactttttttagGCATTctctttctaaaaatttattttttaaaaattatattttttaaaaaaaatgctttcCGTAAATCAAACGAGCCCAAAAGGATTTTGCTATTGTACTTAATAATTATGCTTCTCATTTCATGAACGTATTCTGTCGGCAATTGCACCGAGTCCtcccttttcctcctcctctacCCCTGATGATGACCTAGCCGCCTCCGCCGTTAACGAGACCGTTGTCACTTCCTCCTAATCAAGGCATCGAGTCCAACGTTGTCGTGgtgctctctccccctctctctctcaaaaaccaAAATAGCCATCGGGACTGAGGGAGAAGGGAGTTGGAAAACAGTCTCTGACGTTTGAAATAACTACCAGACCTACCATTCATTTTAATACTAAAATAACCGTAAAGTTTGAAATATTTACCGTACCAGCCGTACATGTAACCAGCTACAGCTAGTTACTAGTGGATAAATTTAAGTCATCCACATTGAATCGAACAGCTAGAAATAGAGCAAtgataaaaagaacaaaaataccctttagagtaccatagcaaAAGCTCTTATTAAGTATACTTTTGAGATACATATTTAAATAAGCTTTTTTTATCTCTGTTGTTCGCAAAGAAATGCAAGATGAGTTTACTGCTTAGGAGTAGGAGGTGTTAGGAAACTGCCCACAATAGGACGGAATCAATCGCGATAGAGATTTGGTCTACACGAAAGTTGCCTCCAGTGGTCTCAGTTGGAGATGGGATTGCACGTGTTTATGGATTGAATGAGATTCAAGCTGGAGAAATGGTGGAATTCCTCTCCTTATTGCTGAAGGAACGAATAGAACATTGTTCCTTTCCCCATTCCCTAGGAAGAGAAGGCCTACCAAGAATCCAGCACTAGAAATGACCACGTCAACTTATCAATGTATTAATAATACATAAGATTGTATGGAATTGCTGTTAGTTTTGCGTTAGTCGGTTCGAACATCGATTTTGAGA
It includes:
- the LOC103708420 gene encoding casein kinase 1-like protein HD16 isoform X2, with the translated sequence MPELRSGVRRGRAQPNPIVQAEKPAAGRRKRAARNKQQAAGDENVVTRSAERKEEIRFLEGGGEIGEDNKEGVGERRMDEFDSGARSADKLPGGEDEGSTAPVPEKVQIGNSPTYRIERKLGKGGFGQVYVGRRISVTNANDRTTGPNAVEVALKFEHRSSKGCNHGPPYEWQVYNTLGGIHGVPQVHYKGRQGDYYVMVMDMLGPSLWDVWNNNSHTMSIEMVACIAIEAISILEKMHSKGYVHGDVKPENFLLGPPGTPDEKKLFLVDLGLATRWKETATGQHVEYDQRPDVFRGTVRYASVHAHLGRTGSRRDDLESLAYTLIFLLRGRLPWQGYQGENKGFLVCKKKMATSPESLCCFCPQPFKQFVEYVVNLKFDEEPNYAKCISLFDGIVGPNPDIRPINTDGAQKVGQKRGRLMIEDEDEEQPKKKVRMGMPATQWISVYNARRPMKQRYHYNVADARLAQHIEKGNEDGLFISSVASCTNLWALIMDAGTGYTAQVYELSPCFLHKEWIMEQWEKNFYISALAGANNGSSLVVMSKGTQYAQQSYKVSDSFPFKWINKKWKEGFYVTAMATAGTRWAVVMSRNAGFSDQVVELDFLYPSEGIHRRWDGGYRITATAATWDQAAFVLSVPRRKPADETQETLRTSAFPSQHVKEKWAKNLYIASICYGRTVS
- the LOC103708420 gene encoding casein kinase 1-like protein HD16 isoform X1, with product MPELRSGVRRGRAQPNPIVQAEKPAAGRRKRAARNKQQAAGDENVVTRSAERKEEIRFLEGGGEIGEDNKEGVGERRMDEFDSGARSADKLPGGEDEGSTAPVPEKVQIGNSPTYRIERKLGKGGFGQVYVGRRISVTNANDRTTGPNAVEVALKFEHRSSKGCNHGPPYEWQVYNTLGGIHGVPQVHYKGRQGDYYVMVMDMLGPSLWDVWNNNSHTMSIEMVACIAIEAISILEKMHSKGYVHGDVKPENFLLGPPGTPDEKKLFLVDLGLATRWKETATGQHVEYDQRPDVFRGTVRYASVHAHLGRTGSRRDDLESLAYTLIFLLRGRLPWQGYQGENKGFLVCKKKMATSPESLCCFCPQPFKQFVEYVVNLKFDEEPNYAKCISLFDGIVGPNPDIRPINTDGAQKLIYQVGQKRGRLMIEDEDEEQPKKKVRMGMPATQWISVYNARRPMKQRYHYNVADARLAQHIEKGNEDGLFISSVASCTNLWALIMDAGTGYTAQVYELSPCFLHKEWIMEQWEKNFYISALAGANNGSSLVVMSKGTQYAQQSYKVSDSFPFKWINKKWKEGFYVTAMATAGTRWAVVMSRNAGFSDQVVELDFLYPSEGIHRRWDGGYRITATAATWDQAAFVLSVPRRKPADETQETLRTSAFPSQHVKEKWAKNLYIASICYGRTVS